In Paenibacillus sp. FSL R7-0345, a single window of DNA contains:
- a CDS encoding AAA family ATPase yields MIKKLKDYIKEPPIEIEGFIELSIPLTELVLREHQENGMIGCLSPVNISIQWDEKTARMIKIGVGNAAYRSPEQSGRINRVPDERSDLYAVGVIFYELFTGQLPFLPEDGEDWSTVHISRKPQLHNRLEGEGPLQNILMKLLAKSPEDRYQSAYGLLEDLKWCRDMLNKQGSLTPFEVGRLDQIRSLGRTDNWYGRSAVVEQVEAKLEQAAQGMSVFSWVSGQEGIGKTTLVRRLQLKVARRGGMFVEGRAEPLQQTAPYEPILQALRQWVDQLWSEPADVISQLKIKLQAEFGRDVREIVTILPEIHSLFGTETEVSAAVDEENGWDRARDHLPHLMQCMAECKPPLVLFIDNLEWADHGTHAVLDSLVKHTVPGLFLIGTSRMTVEQAPTLGEPNSNHFPEITWLVERWRTNSEEIVALLPLTYEEVSQYVSDALHENSARIRLLARSVYNQSGGNPRAIRLILEGWLQEKKLSFDDNRHQWSWDPEVIRQMGDPEAHLRLMEVSFTKLSNDTKQLLAMAAAIGSAFRLSILAKACDMVPDAAFHGLQEVEAEGIIYREDEQEDRQDRIYLFVHEFIHRMAYDFDSGRNADRHRRIGQLLQRSFPNWSDNTTLTAIDHLNLAASVLSGQEARQLIEHNLQAGKKALADGRYVKGKEYAENGIRLLTEYKELESGELNVQLQLVLAWTEYMGGQPDRARVLLSDLNKNTKGMSRSKRSRIWVPLIQFYAFVDNEAVIAIGKEALEAYGWKLQENSSLLSIAKEVTRTGLMLYRKRNKSYLLSDALDEEHTELSLLLVQLFFPLFMHDARALLELYARFIRYGLQKGLNESLAVMIGGYELIIQRVLPNCVQAPSITERVILEMGNVSKFRNQHSINFAIGMFKQMDKPSDAFIMMYKSMRQGVESRERDFANLALITCLVTYSGDLDTLKELLQYYEENMRQFANDKTQEIVRIAESYVLALQDESKREDSISTPQPPSSGTSKQQEVDNYDCVCRLEVAYLSGNYEDALYWAKQARQNELSLDWTRIRKHRFYESLSLTAIFLEKNEEERKQIRQVIRRQLRKMKSWRGFLGKTSSAYLLMKAEDERMAGNPMAAVHGYMAAIGQARAEKYALLEGIACERLAICYKDDLSSGSGAMINMMDACAAFAEWGITSKVAQIKGKYADLLVYPAARQHEEQILGQEVESDRKRMDMPQLNTSVEGRKEAREGEYELVRQLIEGVSKPKQTNWMTSLLEAALRQSGADWGLLLSRQGERFAIEAGGSDRSDKQTVSGLYAESVLSHTALTGKPLILYDAIRSFWVKDYYIEAQQPRSILCLPIAVPGDQASYLLYLENRQLPGVFTDRDVQVLELIATRMIYVELLEGEVGSAVENISLPVPSPDQTELSDPLTDREYEILINITEGLSNREIGERLGIAETTVKTHVSRIIGKLGVKRRGQAVVRARELRLIE; encoded by the coding sequence ATGATTAAGAAACTAAAAGATTACATAAAGGAGCCTCCTATAGAGATTGAAGGCTTCATTGAGCTCTCCATCCCATTGACGGAATTGGTGCTCCGTGAGCATCAAGAGAATGGGATGATCGGATGCTTGAGCCCCGTTAACATCAGTATTCAATGGGATGAAAAGACGGCGCGCATGATAAAGATCGGGGTAGGTAATGCTGCTTATCGGTCTCCTGAGCAATCAGGACGGATTAATCGTGTGCCGGATGAACGCAGCGATCTATACGCAGTAGGCGTTATTTTTTATGAGCTGTTCACCGGACAACTGCCTTTTCTTCCTGAAGACGGTGAAGATTGGAGTACTGTACATATTAGCAGGAAGCCTCAGCTTCATAATCGGTTGGAGGGAGAAGGGCCGCTGCAAAATATTTTGATGAAGTTACTTGCCAAATCTCCGGAGGATCGGTACCAGAGCGCTTACGGGTTACTTGAGGATCTGAAGTGGTGTCGGGACATGCTGAATAAACAAGGATCGCTGACGCCCTTCGAAGTAGGCCGCCTAGACCAAATTCGTTCGCTAGGTCGAACCGATAATTGGTACGGGCGCAGCGCTGTAGTAGAGCAAGTGGAGGCCAAACTTGAGCAGGCGGCTCAAGGGATGAGCGTATTTTCATGGGTGAGCGGCCAGGAGGGCATTGGCAAAACGACGCTCGTTCGCAGATTACAGTTAAAGGTCGCTCGGCGTGGAGGCATGTTTGTTGAAGGGAGAGCAGAACCTCTTCAGCAAACTGCACCGTATGAACCGATTCTTCAAGCTTTGCGACAATGGGTGGATCAGCTGTGGAGCGAGCCGGCAGATGTCATTTCACAGCTTAAAATAAAGCTGCAGGCGGAGTTTGGACGAGATGTGAGGGAAATCGTCACTATTTTGCCCGAGATTCATTCGCTGTTTGGAACCGAGACGGAGGTATCGGCTGCCGTGGACGAAGAAAATGGCTGGGATCGTGCCAGAGATCATCTGCCACATCTCATGCAATGCATGGCCGAATGCAAGCCCCCGCTTGTCCTGTTTATTGATAACCTGGAATGGGCCGACCATGGAACGCATGCGGTACTTGACTCCCTTGTGAAGCATACGGTACCCGGTTTGTTCCTGATTGGAACGAGCCGGATGACAGTTGAGCAAGCTCCCACTTTGGGAGAACCTAATTCGAATCACTTCCCAGAGATTACCTGGTTAGTTGAGAGATGGCGTACCAATTCGGAGGAAATAGTGGCCCTCCTGCCACTGACATACGAAGAGGTGAGCCAATATGTCTCCGATGCCTTGCATGAAAATTCTGCTCGTATTCGTCTTCTGGCCAGATCTGTCTATAATCAAAGCGGTGGTAACCCTCGGGCGATACGTCTGATACTAGAAGGCTGGCTGCAAGAGAAAAAACTCAGCTTTGACGATAATAGGCATCAGTGGTCATGGGATCCGGAAGTCATCCGGCAAATGGGCGATCCAGAAGCTCACCTCCGTCTGATGGAGGTGAGCTTCACTAAGCTATCGAACGATACAAAGCAGCTTCTAGCCATGGCTGCCGCGATTGGCTCTGCTTTCCGATTGTCGATTCTTGCCAAAGCATGCGACATGGTGCCGGATGCCGCTTTCCATGGGCTACAAGAGGTAGAGGCAGAAGGAATCATCTATCGTGAGGATGAGCAGGAAGACAGACAGGATCGAATCTATTTGTTCGTCCATGAGTTCATTCACCGAATGGCATATGATTTCGATTCAGGCCGCAACGCGGACAGGCACCGTAGGATCGGGCAACTGCTACAGCGCAGCTTTCCCAATTGGAGTGATAATACGACGCTGACGGCAATTGATCACTTGAACCTAGCCGCATCGGTTCTGTCAGGGCAAGAGGCTCGGCAGCTGATTGAGCATAATCTTCAAGCGGGAAAAAAGGCATTAGCTGATGGGCGCTATGTAAAAGGGAAAGAATATGCGGAGAATGGGATTCGCCTATTAACGGAATACAAAGAGCTCGAATCGGGCGAGCTCAATGTTCAACTGCAGTTGGTGTTAGCATGGACGGAGTATATGGGCGGACAACCCGACCGGGCGAGAGTACTATTATCGGATTTAAATAAGAACACCAAGGGGATGAGCCGATCGAAGCGTTCTCGCATATGGGTGCCCTTGATTCAATTTTACGCGTTTGTGGACAATGAGGCGGTAATTGCAATCGGAAAAGAAGCGCTGGAGGCTTATGGATGGAAGCTTCAGGAGAATAGCTCCTTGTTGTCCATCGCCAAGGAAGTGACTCGGACAGGGCTTATGTTGTATCGAAAACGCAATAAGTCTTATCTGTTGTCCGACGCTCTTGATGAAGAGCATACGGAGTTAAGCCTGTTATTAGTGCAACTATTTTTCCCTCTCTTTATGCATGACGCCAGAGCGCTGCTGGAATTGTATGCTCGGTTTATCCGTTACGGGCTTCAGAAAGGGTTAAATGAGTCACTTGCCGTCATGATCGGAGGATACGAGCTGATCATACAGAGGGTGCTTCCAAACTGTGTTCAAGCGCCTTCAATCACCGAACGGGTAATTTTGGAAATGGGTAATGTCTCCAAGTTCAGGAACCAACATTCAATTAATTTTGCGATTGGAATGTTTAAGCAAATGGACAAGCCATCGGATGCTTTCATCATGATGTATAAGTCGATGCGCCAAGGGGTAGAGAGCAGAGAAAGAGATTTCGCCAATCTGGCCCTGATTACCTGTCTCGTGACGTACAGCGGTGACCTGGATACTTTAAAGGAACTACTCCAGTATTATGAGGAGAATATGCGACAGTTCGCCAATGACAAGACACAGGAAATAGTACGAATCGCAGAGAGCTACGTGTTAGCACTGCAGGACGAATCCAAGAGGGAAGACTCCATTTCCACTCCGCAGCCTCCGTCAAGCGGCACTTCGAAGCAACAGGAAGTGGATAACTATGATTGTGTCTGCAGGCTAGAAGTGGCCTACTTGTCGGGTAATTATGAGGACGCGTTGTACTGGGCGAAGCAGGCAAGGCAGAACGAGCTGTCACTGGATTGGACAAGAATTCGCAAGCACCGCTTTTATGAGAGTTTGAGCTTAACCGCTATATTTTTGGAGAAAAACGAGGAAGAACGCAAGCAGATACGGCAAGTTATACGTCGTCAATTACGTAAAATGAAAAGCTGGCGAGGATTTCTAGGCAAGACGTCCTCCGCATATCTGCTAATGAAAGCGGAGGACGAACGAATGGCTGGAAATCCGATGGCTGCGGTACACGGATATATGGCTGCGATTGGGCAGGCAAGAGCTGAGAAATACGCTTTATTAGAAGGGATCGCCTGCGAACGGCTTGCAATCTGCTATAAAGATGACTTAAGTAGCGGGTCCGGTGCAATGATTAACATGATGGATGCCTGTGCCGCTTTCGCTGAATGGGGTATCACCTCCAAGGTAGCCCAAATCAAAGGTAAATATGCCGATCTGTTGGTTTACCCAGCTGCCAGGCAGCATGAGGAGCAGATCTTGGGGCAGGAAGTGGAAAGCGACCGTAAGCGCATGGACATGCCACAGCTGAATACTTCAGTGGAAGGCAGGAAGGAGGCGAGGGAAGGTGAGTATGAGCTTGTGCGACAACTCATTGAGGGGGTTAGCAAGCCGAAGCAGACTAACTGGATGACAAGTCTGCTGGAAGCAGCGCTTCGCCAGTCTGGCGCCGATTGGGGTCTCTTGTTGAGCCGCCAAGGGGAGAGGTTTGCTATTGAAGCAGGCGGATCAGATCGGTCGGATAAGCAAACGGTATCCGGATTGTATGCAGAGAGCGTCTTGAGTCATACTGCGTTGACAGGTAAGCCGCTAATTCTCTATGATGCGATTCGGAGTTTTTGGGTGAAGGATTATTATATTGAAGCACAGCAGCCCAGATCGATATTGTGTCTGCCGATCGCGGTTCCGGGTGATCAAGCTTCCTATTTACTCTACTTGGAAAATCGGCAATTACCAGGTGTGTTTACGGATCGGGACGTACAGGTGTTAGAGCTTATCGCGACGCGGATGATCTATGTCGAGCTGCTGGAGGGCGAAGTTGGAAGTGCCGTAGAAAATATCTCGTTGCCTGTCCCAAGTCCCGATCAAACGGAGCTGAGTGATCCACTGACCGACCGGGAGTACGAAATCTTAATAAACATTACAGAAGGGCTATCGAACCGAGAGATTGGCGAGCGGCTCGGTATTGCTGAAACGACGGTCAAGACGCATGTATCGAGAATCATCGGCAAGCTTGGTGTGAAGCGCCGGGGTCAAGCCGTTGTCCGTGCCAGGGAGCTGCGATTGATAGAGTGA